One window from the genome of Salvia miltiorrhiza cultivar Shanhuang (shh) chromosome 7, IMPLAD_Smil_shh, whole genome shotgun sequence encodes:
- the LOC130991671 gene encoding monothiol glutaredoxin-S4-like has translation MDRVSKMVSEKPVVIFSKSSCCMSHTIRSLFSDFGVNPTVYELDEIARGREVEQALSRLGCNPTVPAVFIGGEFVGGANEIMSLHLKRSLKPMLKRAGALWV, from the coding sequence atggatAGAGTGAGCAAAATGGTGTCGGAGAAGCCGGTGGTGATCTTCAGCAAGAGCTCGTGCTGCATGAGCCACACGATTAGGTCTCTCTTTTCGGACTTTGGGGTGAATCCGACGGTGTACGAGCTCGACGAGATCGCCCGGGGGCGGGAGGTGGAGCAGGCGCTGTCGCGCCTCGGCTGCAACCCCACCGTGCCCGCGGTGTTCATCGGCGGCGAGTTTGTGGGCGGAGCCAATGAGATCATGAGCCTCCACCTCAAGAGGTCCTTGAAGCCCATGCTCAAGAGGGCTGGGGCCCTCTGGGTCtga
- the LOC130991672 gene encoding monothiol glutaredoxin-S5-like: MERVNKMVSEKPIVIFSKTECCMSHTIKSLFYDFGVNPTIYELDEMPWGQEIEQALLRLGCTQTVPAVFIGGEFVGGANEIMSLHLKRSLKPMLKRAGALWV; encoded by the coding sequence atgGAGAGAGTGAACAAAATGGTGTCCGAGAAGCCAATTGTGATCTTTAGCAAGACGGAATGTTGCATGAGCCACACCATCAAGTCCCTCTTCTATGATTTTGGAGTCAACCCTACGATTTATGAGCTCGACGAGATGCCGTGGGGCCAAGAGATCGAGCAAGCGCTGCTGCGGCTGGGTTGCACCCAGACCGTGCCAGCGGTGTTCATAGGTGGCGAGTTTGTGGGCGGAGCCAACGAGATCATGAGCCTCCACCTCAAGAGGTCCTTGAAGCCCATGCTCAAGAGGGCCGGCGCGTTATGGGTCTGA